The Polaribacter sp. KT25b genome contains the following window.
GCTTTTTCTGATAAGTTTGCTGCAAAAGCAACACTTGCTGTTTTACAAGGTACAGATTGGTTTGCAACAGATTATAGAAATACTGCGGATGGTGAATATGCACCTGGAACTAGAGAATCTGTTAATGATTATAACGGTGTAAATGTTTATGGAGATGTTGCTGCAACAGATTTAGGTGGCGCAATTGGTAGAGTAAGTAGAACAGGTTATAATGAAACAGATTTAATGGATTATGATGTAGAAAGCGTTAAATTTTTAGGAGCTTTACATTATCGCCCTTTTGGTGATGATCGTTTAGAGATTATTTGGAATTCTAAATTAGGTACAGGTACAACGCAATATTTAGGAGGTCAAAAATATGCTATCAAAAACTTTTTTATGGAGCAGCATAAATTAGAACTTAAAGGTAAAAACTTTTTTGTAAGAGGATATGTTACTGCTGAAGATGCTGGAGATTCATACAATACATTATTTACTGCTTTAAATATTAATAGAGAATGGAGTGGAGATACTAACTGGTTTACAGAATATGCAGGCGCATATCTTACAACAGGTTCTCATCAAGCAGCTAGATCTTATGCAGACAGAAATCGTTTATTGCCTGGAACAGCAGGTTTTAAAGAAGCTTTTAATAAAGTAACTTCTGACGCAAATTTAATAACAGGTTCTAAATTTAGAGATGAAACTAAATTATATCATGGAGATGCAAATTATAATTTTCAAGATGTTATAGATTTTGCAGAATTACAAATTGGTGGTTCTTATAGAAGGTATTCTTTAAATTCTTTTGGAAATATATTTACAGATACAGATGGTCCTATTGATTATGACGAATATGGTATATATACACAAGTTCAAAAAAACTTTTTAGATGAAGATCGCTTAAAAGTAACTGCATCTCTTCGTTACGATAAAGCACAAAATTTTGATGGTAATTTTTCACCAAGAGTTTCATTTGCATATGCAGGTGGAGAAAATAAAAATCAAAATTTTAGAGCTTCTTTTCAAACAGGATTTAGAAACCCAACAACACAAGATCAATACATAGGTTTAGATGTTGGTAATGCTATTTTAGTAGGTGGTGTTGAGGATAATATTGATAGATATTCAACAACTTTTACAGATCCAGGAGATGGCCAAACTTATACCTTAACAGGTAGAGATGCTTATGAAAACTCTTATACTTTAGCAAGTGGAGGAACCGTAAAAGCTGATTTAGCTTTTGTGAAACCAGAAAAAGTAACCGCTTATGAAATAGGATATAGAGGTTTAGTAAATACTGGTGATTCTAATAGATTTACGGTAGATTTAAGTGTTTATTACAATCAATATGAAGATTTTATAGCAAATACAAATGTTATAGTTCCTTATAATTTAACGGGTGGTTATAAAGTATTTCAATTATATGCTAATTCAACCGCAGACATTAGTTCTTATGGTGCTAGTATTGGATTAAATACAAAGATTTTAGACGGGTTTGATGTAGGTTTTAACTATACACTTGCTAAATTTGAATTTGATCAAGCGTCAAATCCAGATTTTGAAGCAGGTTTTAATACTCCAGAACATAAAGTAAAATTACAATTTGGTAAAACAGATTTATTTAAAAACTTTGGTTTTAACATTAATGCCAGATGGCAAGATAAATACAGATGGGAATCTACTTTCTTAGATGGTACAATAGAAGCGAGAACTGTATTAGATGCACAAATTAACTATAGCGTTCCAAGTTTAAAATCTGTCTTTAAATTAGGAGGAGCAAATTTAACTGGTCAAGAGTATTTAAGTGCTCCAGGAGTAGGAGCAATAGGTTCTCAATATTATCTTTCTTGGACAATAAATAATTAAAAAATATAAAATAGATGAAAAATTATAAATATATAGGTTTGTTTCTTTTATCATTAAGCATTGCTTCTTGTGATGTAAATAATGAATTAGACACAATTCTAGAAGAAACTATACAATATCCAGCAGCTAGTTCAGGATCTGCTAATTTCTCTAAATTTGTGGCGTTAGGAGCTTCATTTTCTGGTGGAGTTGTAGATGGTTCTGTTTTTTTAGCAGGACAGCAAAACTCTTTTCCAAAAATGATGGCAAATCAAATGGTTGCTATGGGGGGTGGAGAATTTATTCAGCCTTTAGTTAGTGATAATATCGGTGGTTTAACTTATGGAGGTCAGGTAATTGTAGAACCAAGATTGTATTTTAATGGTGCTGGCCCAGTTAGATTAGATGCTACTCCAACAACAGAAGTTACTTCTAAACTTACAGGATCTTTTAATAATTTTGGTATACCAAGTGCA
Protein-coding sequences here:
- a CDS encoding TonB-dependent receptor — translated: MIKKILLVAFIAFSSLAMVGQTTVTGTVKDAKTGDLLPGANIKISRRAVGTSTDFDGNFVLIVTDKPPFTIEISMIGFHSITAEITKNNQKVEVSLKENETSLDEIVVSASRTPERIMESPVTIERMDARSIKNTSAPSFYDGLENLKGVDVNTNSLTFKSVNTRGFATFSNTRFMQLVDGMDNSSPALNFALGNLLGMSELDVKTVELLPGASSALYGANAFNGIMFMTSKSPFEDQGISVSLKGGITSQDAGGNNEFTDFNLRMAYAFSDKFAAKATLAVLQGTDWFATDYRNTADGEYAPGTRESVNDYNGVNVYGDVAATDLGGAIGRVSRTGYNETDLMDYDVESVKFLGALHYRPFGDDRLEIIWNSKLGTGTTQYLGGQKYAIKNFFMEQHKLELKGKNFFVRGYVTAEDAGDSYNTLFTALNINREWSGDTNWFTEYAGAYLTTGSHQAARSYADRNRLLPGTAGFKEAFNKVTSDANLITGSKFRDETKLYHGDANYNFQDVIDFAELQIGGSYRRYSLNSFGNIFTDTDGPIDYDEYGIYTQVQKNFLDEDRLKVTASLRYDKAQNFDGNFSPRVSFAYAGGENKNQNFRASFQTGFRNPTTQDQYIGLDVGNAILVGGVEDNIDRYSTTFTDPGDGQTYTLTGRDAYENSYTLASGGTVKADLAFVKPEKVTAYEIGYRGLVNTGDSNRFTVDLSVYYNQYEDFIANTNVIVPYNLTGGYKVFQLYANSTADISSYGASIGLNTKILDGFDVGFNYTLAKFEFDQASNPDFEAGFNTPEHKVKLQFGKTDLFKNFGFNINARWQDKYRWESTFLDGTIEARTVLDAQINYSVPSLKSVFKLGGANLTGQEYLSAPGVGAIGSQYYLSWTINN